One genomic segment of Bacteroides caccae includes these proteins:
- a CDS encoding thymidylate synthase: MKQYLDLLNRVLTEGTEKSDRTGTGTISVFGHQMRFNLDDGFPCLTTKKLHLKSIIYELLWFLQGDTNVKYLQEHGVRIWNEWADENGDLGHIYGYQWRSWPDYNGGFIDQISEAIETIKQNPDSRRIIVSAWNVADLNNMNLPPCHAFFQFYVADGRLSLQLYQRSADIFLGVPFNIASYALLLQMVAQVTGLKAGDFVHTFGDAHIYLNHLEQVKLQLSREPRPLPQMKINPDVKSIFDFKFEDFELVNYDPHPHIAGVVAV; encoded by the coding sequence ATGAAACAATATCTCGATTTACTGAACCGTGTGTTGACTGAAGGCACGGAGAAAAGCGACCGCACCGGTACCGGAACGATCAGCGTGTTCGGTCACCAAATGCGCTTCAACCTCGACGACGGCTTTCCCTGTCTCACCACCAAGAAATTACATCTGAAATCAATCATATATGAATTGCTGTGGTTCCTCCAAGGAGACACGAACGTGAAATACCTGCAAGAACACGGCGTCCGCATCTGGAACGAATGGGCGGACGAAAACGGTGATCTGGGACATATCTACGGCTACCAATGGCGTTCGTGGCCCGACTACAACGGCGGATTCATCGACCAGATCAGCGAAGCGATAGAGACGATCAAACAAAATCCGGACTCACGCCGGATTATTGTCAGCGCATGGAACGTAGCGGATTTGAATAATATGAACCTCCCTCCCTGTCATGCTTTTTTCCAGTTCTACGTAGCGGACGGACGACTGAGCCTCCAACTTTACCAACGCAGCGCCGACATTTTCCTCGGCGTGCCTTTCAACATTGCTTCATACGCACTGTTGCTGCAAATGGTAGCGCAGGTGACGGGATTGAAGGCCGGAGACTTCGTTCATACATTCGGTGACGCACATATCTATCTGAATCATCTGGAACAGGTAAAACTGCAACTGTCCCGCGAACCGCGTCCGTTGCCGCAGATGAAAATCAACCCGGATGTGAAAAGTATCTTCGATTTCAAATTCGAGGATTTCGAACTGGTGAATTATGACCCGCATCCGCACATCGCAGGTGTGGTAGCAGTCTGA
- a CDS encoding Lrp/AsnC family transcriptional regulator, translating to MGHHQLDSLDEQILKLIAGNARIPFLEVARACNVSGAAIHQRIQKLTNLGILKGSEYVIDPEKIGYETCAYIGIYLKDPESFDSVTKALEAIPEVVECHFTTGKYDMFIKIYAKNNHHLLSIIHDKLQPLGLARTETLISFHEAIKRQMPIMVDVEDED from the coding sequence ATGGGACATCATCAATTAGATAGTTTAGATGAGCAGATTCTGAAGTTAATAGCCGGCAATGCGCGTATTCCTTTTCTGGAAGTAGCGAGAGCTTGTAACGTTTCCGGCGCGGCCATTCATCAGCGCATTCAGAAGCTGACTAATCTCGGTATATTAAAGGGTTCGGAATATGTGATCGACCCTGAAAAGATAGGATATGAGACTTGCGCTTATATCGGCATTTATCTGAAGGACCCCGAGTCCTTTGATTCGGTGACAAAAGCCTTGGAAGCGATTCCGGAAGTGGTAGAATGTCATTTCACCACCGGAAAATATGATATGTTTATCAAGATTTATGCTAAGAACAACCACCATTTGCTGAGCATTATCCACGATAAGCTGCAACCGTTGGGGTTGGCGCGTACCGAAACGCTAATCTCCTTCCACGAAGCCATTAAACGGCAGATGCCGATTATGGTCGACGTAGAAGACGAAGATTAA
- a CDS encoding IgA Peptidase M64 has product MKQFCCTLLFFLATLTSYAQNFADFFQDKTLRVDYIFTGDANRQAIYLDELSQLPSWAGRQHHLSELPLAGNGQIIVKDVATGQCIYKTSFSSLFQEWLSTDEARTTAKGFENTFLLPFPKKTVEVEITLYSPRKDVMANFKHIVSPEDILIHKRGTSHVTPHRYMLQSGSEKDCIDVAILAEGYTEKEMDVFYQDAQRTCESLFSHEPFRSMKQKFNIVAVASPSTDSGVSVPRADQWKQTAVHSHFDTFYSERYLTTSRVKSIHNALAGIPYEHIIILANTDVYGGGGIYNSYTLTTAHHPMFKPVVVHEFGHSFGGLADEYFYEDDTMTDTYPLDVEPWEQNITTRVNFASKWEDMLPPHIPVPTPVAQQKNYPVGVYEGGGYSFKGIYRPAYNCRMKTNEHPEFCPVCQRAIRRIIEFYVP; this is encoded by the coding sequence ATGAAACAATTTTGCTGTACACTGCTTTTTTTCCTTGCCACTCTGACAAGCTACGCGCAAAATTTTGCGGACTTTTTTCAAGATAAAACACTACGAGTGGATTACATTTTCACCGGAGACGCCAACCGTCAGGCGATCTATCTGGACGAACTCTCACAACTGCCTTCCTGGGCCGGACGACAACACCATTTATCCGAACTTCCCTTGGCGGGAAACGGGCAAATTATCGTGAAAGACGTTGCCACCGGACAATGTATTTATAAAACATCCTTTTCTTCACTGTTTCAGGAATGGCTGTCGACCGATGAAGCCCGGACAACCGCCAAAGGATTCGAAAATACGTTTCTCCTGCCTTTTCCCAAGAAAACGGTAGAAGTAGAAATTACGTTATATTCGCCCCGTAAGGATGTTATGGCAAACTTCAAACATATTGTATCGCCCGAGGATATTTTAATCCACAAACGCGGCACATCGCACGTCACCCCGCATCGTTATATGTTGCAAAGCGGCAGCGAGAAAGACTGCATTGATGTCGCCATTCTCGCCGAAGGATATACGGAAAAGGAAATGGATGTTTTCTATCAGGATGCGCAACGTACCTGCGAAAGCTTGTTCTCACACGAACCGTTCCGGTCGATGAAACAGAAATTCAATATCGTCGCCGTAGCCAGCCCGTCTACCGACAGCGGCGTAAGTGTCCCCCGTGCAGACCAATGGAAGCAAACTGCCGTCCACTCGCATTTCGACACGTTCTATTCCGAACGTTATCTGACTACCAGCCGGGTGAAATCGATCCACAATGCGCTGGCGGGAATCCCCTATGAGCATATTATTATCCTCGCCAACACGGATGTATACGGCGGAGGAGGAATCTACAATTCCTACACGCTGACCACTGCGCATCATCCCATGTTCAAACCGGTGGTCGTCCATGAGTTCGGACACAGTTTCGGTGGACTCGCGGACGAGTATTTTTACGAGGATGATACGATGACCGACACTTATCCGCTGGATGTGGAACCGTGGGAACAGAATATCACAACACGGGTGAACTTCGCCTCCAAATGGGAAGATATGCTCCCTCCACACATACCGGTACCTACTCCGGTTGCCCAACAAAAGAATTACCCGGTAGGCGTGTATGAAGGAGGTGGTTATTCA
- a CDS encoding dihydrofolate reductase, whose product MSKISIIAAVDRRMAIGFENKLLFWLPNDLKRFKALTTGNTIVMGRKTFESLPKGALPNRRNVVLSSNPAAECPGAEVFPSLEAALQSCKEDEHVYIIGGASVYQQALPFADELCLTEIDNTAPEADAFFPEISPAVWHEKNREAHPADEKHLCSYAFVDYVKA is encoded by the coding sequence ATGAGTAAAATATCTATTATAGCGGCCGTAGACCGCCGCATGGCTATCGGATTCGAGAACAAACTCCTTTTCTGGTTGCCCAACGACTTGAAACGTTTCAAAGCACTGACCACGGGAAATACGATTGTTATGGGAAGAAAAACTTTCGAATCACTCCCCAAAGGCGCCCTGCCCAACCGCAGGAATGTCGTTCTGTCTTCAAATCCGGCTGCGGAATGTCCGGGAGCGGAAGTATTCCCTTCACTCGAAGCGGCTCTGCAAAGTTGCAAGGAGGATGAACACGTATATATCATCGGCGGCGCAAGTGTCTACCAACAGGCGCTTCCCTTTGCCGACGAACTTTGCCTGACGGAAATAGACAACACCGCACCGGAGGCTGACGCCTTTTTCCCCGAAATCTCGCCCGCCGTATGGCACGAAAAAAACAGAGAAGCTCATCCTGCGGATGAGAAACATCTCTGCTCGTATGCATTTGTTGATTACGTAAAAGCGTAA